A single window of Aquarana catesbeiana isolate 2022-GZ linkage group LG10, ASM4218655v1, whole genome shotgun sequence DNA harbors:
- the HTR6 gene encoding 5-hydroxytryptamine receptor 6 encodes MAQLNDEELDGLHGQEVQGVSSDGRRIWIAVFLSFIVLLTTAGNSLLILLIFTQRSLRNTSNYFLVSLFMSDLMVGLVVMPPAMLNELYGRWVLDGAFCCIWYSFDVMCCSASILNLCVISLDRYLLIISPLKYKLRMTSCRALGLMLATWTLAALASFLPIEMGWHEQNLEAPSSNLTSVVEEKQCRLTVSLPYALIASCLTFFLPSAAISFTYCRILLAARKQAIQVASLTTNMPNTTEDHPQVLRLPATESRKFITKHSKKALKASLTLGILLGMFFVAWLPFFVANVVQAVCDCVPPGLFDVLTWLGYCNSMMNPIIYPLFMRDFKRAMGKYLPCCRRSRVISLSVRNSNSAPRLGLSLRNVLTLRGETDSMYSATLGNDHLLPHYKDLSTDPLPVTAADSVNLFDLEQEMQVHQLNTPMD; translated from the exons ATGGCTCAACTTAACGATGAAGAGCTGGATGGACTTCATGGGCAGGAGGTCCAAGGCGTCTCGTCAGATGGGCGAAGGATATGGATCGCCGTCTTCTTGAGTTTCATTGTCCTCTTGACCACTGCAGGCAACTCTCTTCTCATCTTGCTCATCTTCACCCAAAGGTCCCTTCGGAACACTTCCAACTACTTCCTGGTGTCCCTCTTCATGTCGGACCTCATGGTGGGCCTGGTGGTGATGCCGCCGGCCATGCTGAACGAGCTCTACGGCAGGTGGGTTCTGGACGGCGCCTTCTGTTGCATCTGGTACTCCTTCGATGTCATGTGCTGCAGCGCGTCCATACTCAACCTTTGCGTTATCAGCCTGGACCGGTATCTGCTCATCATCTCGCCGCTCAAGTACAAGCTCCGCATGACATCCTGCCGGGCCTTGGGCCTGATGTTGGCCACCTGGACGTTGGCAGCGCTGGCCTCATTTCTACCCATTGAGATGGGATGGCATGAGCAGAACTTGGAGGCGCCGTCCTCAAACTTGACATCTGTCGTGGAGGAGAAGCAGTGCCGGCTCACGGTCAGTCTACCATACGCTCTGATCGCCTCCTGCTTGACCTTCTTCCTGCCGTCGGCAGCCATTTCCTTCACCTACTGCCGGATTCTGTTGGCAGCTAGGAAACAAGCCATCCAGGTGGCCTCCCTGACCACCAACATGCCCAACACTACTGAAGACCACCCTCAG GTTCTCAGGCTTCCTGCCACTGAAAGCCGAAAGTTCATCACTAAACACAGCAAGAAGGCCCTGAAAGCCAGCCTGACCCTGGGCATCCTGCTGGGCATGTTCTTTGTGGCGTGGCTGCCCTTCTTCGTGGCGAACGTCGTCCAG GCGGTCTGTGACTGCGTCCCCCCCGGATTGTTCGATGTGCTGACCTGGCTCGGCTACTGTAACAGTATGATGAACCCCATCATCTACCCGCTCTTCATGAGGGACTTCAAGAGAGCCATGGGGAAGTACCTACCTTGCTGCCGGCGGTCCCGGGTCATCTCCCTGTCGGTACGCAACTCCAACAGCGCCCCACGCCTGGGGCTATCCCTGAGGAACGTGCTAACCCTACGTGGGGAGACCGACTCCATGTACTCAGCCACCCTGGGCAATGACCACCTACTGCCCCATTATAAGGACCTCAGTACCGACCCGCTACCAGTCACCGCAGCCGACTCCGTCAACCTGTTTGACCTGGAGCAAGAGATGCAGGTACACCAGCTGAACACACCTATGGACTGA